In Capsicum annuum cultivar UCD-10X-F1 chromosome 7, UCD10Xv1.1, whole genome shotgun sequence, one genomic interval encodes:
- the LOC124885717 gene encoding secreted RxLR effector protein 161-like encodes MILQQKYVKELLKRFSMKEAKEINTPINTATKLDLDEIGPNVEQKLYKGVIGSLLYLTASRPYIMFSVGLCVRFQENHKKSHLKSVKRIFRYLKGTSDLGLWYPKSNNFNLVGYSDADYAGYLVDRKSTTGMAHFLGSYLITWSTKKQNSVALSIAKAEYVIAGSCYAQLL; translated from the coding sequence ATGATCCTTCAGCAGAAGTATGTCAAGGAACTTCTCAAAAGATTTTCCATGAAAGAGGCAAAAGAGATTAACACTCCTATAAATACTGCCACAAAACTTGATTTGGATGAAATAGGTCCTAATGTAGAGCAAAAGTTGTACAAAGGAGTGATAGGTTCATTACTGTATCTCACAGCAAGCAGGCCATACATTATGTTCAGTGTAGGGCTATGTGTTAGATttcaagaaaatcacaaaaagtcTCATCTAAAATCTGTGAAAAGAATTTTTAGATATCTCAAAGGAACCAGTGATCTTGGTTTATGGTACCCAAAAAGTAATAACTTCAATTTGGTAGGTTACTCTGATGCTGACTATGCAGGATACTTGGTTGACAGAAAAAGCACCACAGGCATGGCACACTTCCTTGGATCATATTTAATTACCTGGTCCACTAAGAAACAAAACTCAGTAGCCTTGTCTATTGCTAAGGCTGAATATGTTATTGCAGGATCTTGTTATGCTCAATTGTTATGA